In one Modestobacter sp. L9-4 genomic region, the following are encoded:
- a CDS encoding DUF5130 family protein, which yields MSSSLQAQAHPQQSPDAGHTSTKDTANSVVDDANIGLFSYRDLARIDEALTMSTKETGLRFTLYIGDLGRDTRATVEDMHQRSGGDVSNGVLVAISPGQRVLEIVTGTSAARRLPDRACALAVLSMTNRLGSGDLVGAIVNGFRQLSDSAGHPARRGH from the coding sequence ATGTCGTCGTCGTTGCAGGCACAGGCCCATCCGCAGCAGTCGCCGGACGCCGGCCACACCTCGACGAAGGACACCGCGAACTCCGTCGTCGACGACGCCAACATCGGGCTGTTCTCCTACCGCGACCTGGCGCGCATCGACGAGGCGCTGACCATGTCGACGAAGGAGACCGGCCTCCGGTTCACCCTGTACATCGGCGACCTGGGCCGCGACACCCGCGCCACCGTCGAGGACATGCACCAGCGCTCCGGCGGCGACGTCAGCAACGGCGTCCTGGTCGCCATCTCGCCCGGGCAGCGGGTGCTGGAGATCGTCACCGGCACCTCCGCCGCCCGCCGGCTGCCCGACCGCGCGTGCGCCCTCGCCGTGCTGTCGATGACCAACCGGCTCGGCTCCGGCGACCTGGTCGGGGCCATCGTCAACGGCTTCCGCCAGCTGTCGGACTCCGCAGGCCACCCCGCGCGCCGCGGTCACTGA